One Anopheles marshallii chromosome 3, idAnoMarsDA_429_01, whole genome shotgun sequence genomic region harbors:
- the LOC128715531 gene encoding mitochondrial import inner membrane translocase subunit Tim23, producing the protein MSDDYLNKPLSFGAPPSSGIAASPQLQPLSPYLNYDARYLQAQPEFIFPEGASKQRGRFELAFSQIGSSAMIGACIGGAGGLYNGINATRLAKQTGKLRRTQLLNHVMKQGAATANTFGTIAVMYSAFGVVLQYARGEDDEINTIAAGGATGLLYKSTAGLRKCAIGGGIGLALSSMYVLWCMTGGGSKKLSDLKSQYL; encoded by the exons ATGAGCGACGATTACTTAAATAAACCTTTATCCTTTGGAGCACCGCCGTCATCAG GAATCGCAGCAAGTCCACAGCTGCAACCTTTGTCGCCGTATCTAAATTACGATGCTCGATACCTTCAAGCGCAACcagaatttatttttcccgAAGGAGCCTCCAAACAGCGGGGCAGATTCGAGCTTGCATTCTCACAGATTGGTTCCTCGGCGATGATAGGCGCCTGCATTGGCGGCGCAGGAGGGCTGTACAATGGTATAAATGCAACACGGTTAGCTAAACAGACTGGAAAGTTGCGTCGAACACA ATTGTTAAATCACGTTATGAAGCAAGGTGCTGCGACCGCTAACACGTTCGGTACGATAGCGGTAATGTATTCGGCCTTTGGCGTCGTGTTGCAATACGCGCGGGGTGAAGACGATGAAATCAACACaattgctgctggtggtgccacTGGACTATTGTACAAATCCACAGCCGGACTACGGAAATGTGCAATCGGTGGAGGAATTGGATTGGCACTATCGTCCATGTACGTGCTTTGGTGTATGACAGGTGGTGGTTCTAAAAAGTTGAGTGATCTTAAATCACAATACTTGTAA
- the LOC128715527 gene encoding uncharacterized protein LOC128715527, with amino-acid sequence MNQYRSEKQLAYLYPIIATLSFVCCISTTVAWHHWRYVLDTCVETNCGCILHGRSTPTHFTGGHVAYCHWASYGLVLPIIFCFIFGIFHVFRVCFGRRRRYPETATVRQRSGDLIVMTTKTDVEEDDINPYYWIPASVIGSLMAVLTLVHAAMYLDGFLNTCKQQRNELIKYMQANGSLVPIIQSRISCSSVFDFMDYLHQDVAFDRFREGRINTAAALIIGLVCSWVCVGLWIWTVVINAKRASASKNMRI; translated from the exons ATGAATCAGTATCGCAGCGAAAAGCAACTTGCTTATCTATATCCGATTATCGCAACGTTATCTTTCGTGTGCTGTATATCGACAACCGTAGCATGGCATCACTGGCGTTACGTTTTGGATACTTGTGTTGAAACGAACTGCGGATGCATTTTACATGGCAGATCAACACCTACACATTTCACCGGGGGACATGTCGCGTATTGCCACTGGGCGTCCTATGGACTAGTGTTACCCATTATATTCTGCTTTATCTTTGGAATATTTCACGTCTTCCGCGTGTGCTTTGGCCGACGCCGACGTTACCCTGAGACAGCTACTGTTAGACAAAG ATCCGGAGACTTAATTGTAATGACGACTAAAACTGATGTGGAAGAAGACGATATTAATCCATACTACTGGATACCGGCCAGTGTTATTGGAAGCTTGATGGCCGTATTGACGCTCGTACATGCCGCAATGTATTTGGATGGATTCTTAAACACCTGCAAGCAGCAACGCAACGAACTAATCAAGTACATGCAGGCCAACGGCAGCTTGGTGCCAATCATACAGAGCCGCATTTCGTGTTCGTCGGTGTTTGATTTTATGGACTATTTGCATCAGGACGTTGCATTCGATAGATTCCGAGAGGGCAGAATCAACACGGCTGCTGCACTGATTATTGGATTAGTTTGTTCCTGGGTTTGCGTTGGATTATGGATCTGGACGGTGGTAATTAACGCCAAACGAGCGAGTGCCAGCAAAAACATGCGAATTTAA
- the LOC128715533 gene encoding prefoldin subunit 1, translating to MDPELKKAFTEMQVNKIESTKKIRLLHMKTDSLKLSKQRIEVTNRHISNLDPATRVYASVGRMYVLNDVPTLTEQLKTNHASYEEMIAQCEKNKDFLIKNLKEQEESLRELVQQKKAETTETNGKPAE from the exons ATGGATCCTGAACTGAAAAAG GCATTTACCGAAATGCAGGTGAATAAGATCGAATCTACCAAGAAGATTCGCCTGCTGCATATGAAGACGGATAGTTTGAAGCTGTCGAAGCAGCGTATCGAAGTAACGAATCGACACATCTCCAACCTTGATCCCGCTACCAGAGTATACGCATCGGTTGGGCGTATGTACGTGCTGAATGATGTTCCAACGTTGACCGAACAACTAAAAACGAACCACGCTTCATACGAAGAAATGATTGCACAGTGCGAGAAGAACAAAGactttttgattaaaaatctCAAAGAACAGGAAGAAAGTCTCCGCGAGCTGGTACAACAGAAGAAGGCAGAGACGACCGAAACGAATGGGAAGCCGGCGGAATAA
- the LOC128715530 gene encoding protein-lysine N-methyltransferase CG9154 has translation MSDEEDCVLPADTMLILQQFLQEKALKERSEEAGVEPEGCFEENWQLSQFWYNEGTKQKLAFIVRKLQEQDFSNTFRVALLSAPSAFKHVLNENKQAVLFEFDERFASYGDNFQQYDYNKAFDSEYMDAFAGQFDLVIADPPFLSEECIEKMGAIVKKITKQNAKIILCSGAVVRDWAKEHLGLHMCQFRPEHERNLGNEFCSFANFDLDSVL, from the exons ATGAGCGATGAAGAGGATTGCGTTTTACCGGCAGACACAATGCTTATCTTGCAGCAGTTTTTACAAGAGAAAGCATTAAAAGAACGGTCTGAAGAAGCCGGAGTTGAACCAGAAggatgttttgaagaaaattgg CAACTAAGTCAATTTTGGTACAACGAAGGTACGAAACAGAAGTTAGCATTTATCGTAAGAAAATTGCAAGAACAAGATTTTTCAAACACGTTTCGAGTAGCGCTGCTGTCGGCGCCATCCGCATTCAAGCACgtgttaaatgaaaataaacaag CGGTGTTATTTGAGTTTGATGAGCGATTCGCTTCGTACGGCGACAATTTCCAACAGTATGACTACAACAAGGCTTTCGATTCGGAGTACATGGACGCATTTGCCGGTCAGTTCGATTTGGTCATCGCCGATCCACCGTTCTTGTCCGAAGAGTGTATCGAAAAGATGGGAGCTATCGTGAAAAAAATCACGAAACAGAATGCCAAAATAATTCTTTGTTCTGGAGCGGTGGTGCGAGACTGGGCCAAAGAGCATCTAGGGCTTCATATGTGTCAATTTCGACCAGAGCATGAACGCAATCTTGGCAATgagttttgttcgtttgccaATTTTGATTTAGACTCTGTACTCTGA